One window from the genome of Brachionichthys hirsutus isolate HB-005 chromosome 19, CSIRO-AGI_Bhir_v1, whole genome shotgun sequence encodes:
- the fech gene encoding ferrochelatase, mitochondrial: MMAGLGGAGRWIQLAGCSGLSRSRSRSRSLSLSLSRSRSTAAALAHTLTPETQESRKPKTGILMLNMGGPEKLEDVHDFLLRLFMDTDLMKFPVQNKLGPFIAKRRTPKIQEQYSKIGGGSPIRRWTAMQGEGMVKLLDETSPETAPHKFYIGFRYVHPLTEFAIEEMEKDGVDRAVAFTQYPQYSCSTTGSSLNAIYRYYSNRGQRPKMSWSVIDRWPTHPLLVECFAEHVHNELLKFPQEKRDDVVILFSAHSLPMAVVNRGDPYPQEVGATVQRVMERLGHCNPYRLVWQSRVGPMAWLGPQTDEVIKGLCERGKRNILLVPIAFTSDHIETLHELDIEYGQVLGGECGVENIRRAESLNGNPLFMKALADLVRSHLESKQACSRQLTLRCPLCNNPTCGETKAFFSSQTLA, from the exons ATGATGGCGGGCCTGGGTGGCGCTGGCCGCTGGATTCAAT TGGCCGGATGCAGCGGCctgagtcggagtcggagtcggagtcggagtctgagtctgagtctgagtcggAGTCGCTCCACTGCTGCAGCTTTAGCCCACACTTTGACCCCAGAAACGCAGGAGAGCAG GAAACCGAAGACGGGCATCTTGATGCTGAACATGGGGGGACCTGAGAAACTAGAAGACGTCCACGACTTCCTGCTGAGACTCTTCATGGACACGGACCTGATGAAGTTCCCGGTGCAGAA taAACTCGGCCCTTTCATCGCTAAGCGGCGCACGCCAAAGATCCAGGAGCAGTACAGCAAGATCGGAGGGGGCTCGCCCATCAGGCGCTGGACCGCCATGCAGGGGGAGGGCATGGTGAAGCTGCTGGATGAGACCAGCCCAGAGACGG CTCCTCACAAGTTCTACATCGGGTTCCGCTACGTTCACCCGCTGACGGAGTTCGCCATcgaggagatggagaaggacgGGGTCGACAGAGCCGTGGCCTTCACGCAGTACCCGCAGTACAGCTGCTCCACCACCG GCAGCAGCCTGAACGCCATCTACCGTTACTATAGCAACAGAGGCCAAAGACCCAAAATGAGCTGGAGTGTCATTGACCGGTGGCCCACACACCCCCTGCTGGTCGAG tgttttGCAGAACATGTCCATAACGAGCTGCTGAAATTTCCACAAGAGAAGAGGGACGACGTCGTCATTTTGTTCTCAGCCCACTCTCTACCGATGGCT GTTGTAAACAGAGGTGACCCGTATCCTCAGGAAGTGGGAGCCACCGTCCAGAGAGTCATGGAGAGACTGGGACACTGCAACCCCTACAGACTGGTGTGGCAGTCCAGA GTGGGGCCCATGGCCTGGCTCGGCCCCCAGACGGACGAGGTGATCAAAGGGCTCTGTGAGCGAGGGAAGAGGAACATCCTGCTGGTGCCCATCGCCTTCACGTCCGACCACATAGAGACGCTCCACGAGCTGGACATTGAGTACGGGCAGGTGCTGGGGGGGGAG TGCGGCGTGGAGAACATCAGGAGAGCAGAGTCGCTAAACGGGAACCCCCTCTTTATGAAG GCTCTGGCAGATCTGGTCCGGTCCCACCTGGAGTCCAAGCAGGCCTGTTCTCGCCAGCTGACCCTCCGCTGCCCGCTGTGCAACAACCCCACCTGTGGAGAGACCAAGGCCTTCTTCTCCAGCCAGACGCTGGCATag